The following coding sequences are from one Capsicum annuum cultivar UCD-10X-F1 chromosome 3, UCD10Xv1.1, whole genome shotgun sequence window:
- the LOC124896822 gene encoding uncharacterized protein LOC124896822 produces the protein MEENDSTLKQVIHCNHEILLHLKTSWTSSNPGRRYWACPYYGGPRSCDFCRWRDSEDIDLRSKYVIPKLIEKLGELENLVESCRFNEVEKLIGLSKSIKEGSEEVDKPKESKHDDNEINMKLEKLEEEIQKIKEKEKIGDE, from the exons ATGGAGGAAAATGATTCTACTTTGAAGCAGGTTATTCATTGTAATCACGAAATTTTGTTGCATTTGAAGACATCTTGGACTTCAAGTAATCCTGGTAGAAGGTATTGGGCATGTCCTTATTATGGg GGTCCAAGATCTTGCGACTTTTGCCGTTGGAGGGATTCAGAAGACATTGATCTGAGGTCCAAATATGTGATTCCTAAACTAATTGAAAAACTAGGTGAGCTTGAGAATTTAGTTGAGTCTTGTCGTTTCAATGAAGTTGAGAAATTGATTGGATTGAGCAAATCAATCAAGGAAGGTTCAGAAGAAGTTGACAAGCCTAAAGAATCCAAACACGATGATAATGAGATTAATATGAAATTGGAGAAGTTGGAAGAAGAGATTCAAAAGatcaaggagaaagaaaaaattgGAGACGAATAG